In Sporosarcina sp. PTS2304, a genomic segment contains:
- a CDS encoding AbgT family transporter — MGNESAPRKERRGLFNRFLDFIEKYGNKLPDPVMLFVYIAAIILICSFIFGKLGTTAVNPGTGEEIAVINLLNGEGFIKMMTNLVENFTSFPPLGLVLVVMLGVGLAESTGLISATMKVTILNAPKKIILPVIVLVAILGNAAADAAMVVLPPIVAMIFIALGRHPIAGLAAAYASVAGGFSANLILSVLDPLVAGFTEIGAQIYDPTYTANPAMNYYFLAVSTLFLVPVAVFVTTKIVEPRLGSYTGAIETVEDLSAVEKRGLLWAAISVIVFIAIILYLSIPQNGLLRDPETGSITNSPLMDSVVPLMMILFMLPALVYGLVVKQIKNSKDFADHLARAMSGMGMYIVIAFVAAQMIAYFSWSNLGPIVAIKGAETLEAMGLKGLPLFIGFIVVAALINFVVASSSAKWAILAPVFVPMFMILGYDPAVTQVAYRIGDSITNPITPMLAYFAIALTFAKKYDPRMGIGTFMTSLLPYSIAFSIMWIILFAVWYVLGLPLGPEGPIFLSK, encoded by the coding sequence ATGGGAAATGAAAGTGCACCTAGAAAAGAAAGACGCGGGTTATTCAATCGCTTTCTAGATTTTATCGAAAAGTACGGAAATAAATTACCGGATCCAGTCATGCTTTTCGTGTATATTGCCGCTATTATTTTAATTTGTTCTTTCATTTTCGGAAAGCTTGGGACTACTGCTGTAAATCCAGGAACTGGAGAGGAAATAGCAGTAATCAATCTGTTGAATGGTGAAGGGTTCATTAAGATGATGACGAACTTAGTAGAGAACTTTACCAGTTTTCCACCGCTCGGTTTAGTGTTAGTAGTCATGTTAGGTGTAGGTCTTGCTGAATCAACGGGTTTAATCTCTGCCACTATGAAAGTGACGATTTTAAATGCACCAAAAAAGATCATTTTACCAGTAATTGTATTGGTTGCTATTTTAGGAAACGCAGCAGCAGATGCAGCGATGGTTGTCTTACCACCGATTGTCGCTATGATTTTCATTGCATTGGGCCGGCATCCAATTGCAGGATTGGCTGCAGCGTATGCGTCAGTGGCAGGAGGCTTCTCTGCGAACTTGATCTTGAGTGTACTCGATCCATTAGTCGCAGGATTCACGGAAATCGGTGCACAGATTTATGATCCAACGTATACGGCTAATCCAGCGATGAACTATTATTTCCTCGCTGTCTCGACATTATTTTTAGTACCTGTTGCGGTTTTTGTTACGACGAAAATTGTTGAACCTCGTTTGGGTTCCTATACAGGTGCAATAGAAACTGTTGAAGATTTATCAGCAGTGGAAAAAAGGGGATTACTATGGGCAGCGATTTCTGTCATAGTATTTATAGCTATTATTTTATACTTATCTATTCCACAAAATGGTCTATTACGTGATCCGGAAACGGGCTCTATAACGAACTCTCCATTGATGGACAGCGTAGTACCTTTAATGATGATTTTATTTATGCTTCCTGCGTTAGTTTATGGACTAGTGGTTAAGCAAATAAAGAATTCAAAAGATTTTGCCGATCATTTAGCGAGAGCGATGTCTGGCATGGGTATGTACATCGTTATCGCATTTGTTGCTGCTCAAATGATTGCATATTTCAGCTGGAGTAATCTAGGTCCGATTGTGGCGATTAAAGGTGCGGAAACATTAGAAGCTATGGGATTGAAAGGACTACCTTTGTTCATCGGCTTTATAGTAGTTGCTGCATTAATTAACTTTGTCGTCGCAAGTTCATCAGCTAAATGGGCAATTCTGGCACCCGTATTTGTGCCGATGTTCATGATTTTAGGTTATGATCCTGCGGTAACACAAGTAGCTTATCGTATTGGTGACTCTATTACGAACCCAATCACACCTATGTTAGCTTATTTTGCTATTGCTTTAACATTTGCGAAAAAGTATGACCCGAGAATGGGTATTGGTACATTTATGACATCTTTACTTCCATACTCCATCGCATTCAGTATTATGTGGATTATATTATTCGCAGTTTGGTATGTATTAGGCTTACCACTCGGTCCAGAAGGTCCTATCTTCTTAAGTAAATAA
- a CDS encoding CHY zinc finger protein: MKNHLQKISGSLLDDETRCVHYNGENDRVAIKFYCCKTYYPCYACHEEGDCQLYAVWPVEQFDEKAILCGSCRHELTINEYFQCGYVCPSCESSFNPNCALHKYLYFEH; encoded by the coding sequence ATGAAAAATCATCTCCAAAAAATTAGTGGTTCGCTACTTGATGATGAAACGCGTTGTGTCCATTACAATGGCGAAAATGATCGAGTGGCTATTAAATTTTACTGTTGCAAGACGTATTATCCTTGCTACGCTTGTCATGAAGAAGGCGATTGCCAACTGTATGCTGTATGGCCAGTAGAGCAATTCGATGAAAAAGCGATACTCTGTGGAAGTTGCCGTCATGAACTTACGATTAATGAATATTTTCAGTGCGGATACGTATGCCCTTCTTGTGAGTCTTCTTTTAATCCTAATTGTGCATTACATAAATATTTATACTTTGAGCACTAA
- a CDS encoding YqcI/YcgG family protein, translated as MLIQTPDALLTKEDFAKRKDLPEWLLNEYQTFHNTVTDQTFPCYFGMAGENKGELRYAYITQEDWSNLPRALESFLLLFDNPEHKRHGLFVFVEPFATEGTLEDYRKQFWDILQYLHKEDTTEWPESAPKDPDHHLWDFHFNGEPIFAFGNAPAYKQRKTRDLGNSLVMGFQPRKIFKGLEGTEKGGINSREKVRERVELWDDLPKHPDISHFGDPTHNEWKQFFIGDDCEPITGKCPFTHKISLEEK; from the coding sequence ATGTTGATTCAAACACCAGACGCTTTATTAACGAAAGAAGATTTTGCTAAACGAAAAGATTTGCCAGAGTGGTTATTGAATGAATATCAAACATTCCATAACACTGTAACAGATCAGACTTTTCCTTGTTATTTTGGGATGGCGGGCGAAAACAAAGGGGAACTCCGCTATGCTTATATTACACAAGAAGATTGGTCTAATCTTCCGCGTGCGCTAGAGTCTTTTTTGTTACTATTTGACAATCCTGAACATAAGCGGCACGGATTATTTGTTTTTGTGGAGCCATTCGCAACAGAAGGCACATTGGAAGACTATCGTAAACAATTTTGGGATATTTTACAGTACTTGCATAAAGAAGACACTACGGAATGGCCAGAGAGTGCACCGAAGGATCCCGACCATCACTTATGGGATTTCCATTTTAACGGAGAACCGATCTTCGCATTCGGAAATGCCCCAGCTTATAAACAACGAAAAACAAGAGACTTAGGAAATTCTTTAGTAATGGGATTCCAACCACGTAAAATTTTCAAAGGATTAGAAGGAACAGAAAAAGGCGGTATCAACTCACGAGAGAAAGTTCGTGAGCGCGTAGAACTATGGGATGACTTACCGAAACATCCAGATATCAGTCATTTCGGCGATCCGACACATAATGAATGGAAGCAATTTTTTATAGGAGATGACTGTGAACCTATAACCGGTAAATGTCCTTTTACTCATAAAATCTCTTTAGAAGAAAAGTAA
- a CDS encoding carboxymuconolactone decarboxylase family protein has translation MEDFTFTEAILQDYKTGMGAMGEKAPNVVQSFHAFSESCFEEGEISHKQKHLIALAVSVYAHSEYCIIYHTKSCVENGCTSMEILEAISIAAALGGGSALSQAVTLVMQTMDDLSEDPNPVQ, from the coding sequence ATGGAGGATTTCACATTTACAGAAGCGATTTTGCAAGACTATAAAACAGGGATGGGTGCAATGGGTGAAAAAGCACCGAACGTCGTACAGTCGTTTCACGCGTTCTCAGAATCGTGTTTTGAAGAGGGAGAAATTAGTCACAAGCAGAAGCATTTAATAGCGCTGGCGGTAAGTGTTTACGCACATAGTGAATACTGTATTATTTATCATACGAAAAGTTGTGTGGAAAATGGTTGCACTTCAATGGAAATACTTGAAGCTATTAGTATAGCAGCTGCACTTGGTGGGGGAAGCGCACTAAGTCAAGCAGTTACATTGGTGATGCAGACGATGGATGATTTGTCTGAAGATCCGAATCCGGTTCAATGA
- a CDS encoding metallophosphoesterase family protein, whose amino-acid sequence MKIVITGDTHIPGRGTSLPKRLIEECRIADLILHTGDWKSTKAVQLLSSYAEVKGVVGNVDDEELHTQFPLQQIIEVKGKRIGIVHGHGTQKTTEKRAIEAFEGMSVDIIVFGHSHIPIVRYMNKTLLINPGSPTHKRKLPYYSFVVLSIDQDIRAEVIFFDSKE is encoded by the coding sequence ATGAAAATCGTTATTACGGGTGATACCCATATTCCTGGTAGAGGAACCAGCTTACCTAAACGACTGATTGAAGAATGTCGTATTGCAGATTTAATTTTACATACGGGGGATTGGAAATCAACGAAAGCAGTACAATTACTCTCTTCATACGCAGAAGTAAAGGGAGTGGTTGGAAATGTGGATGACGAAGAACTTCATACGCAATTCCCCTTACAACAAATTATTGAAGTAAAGGGAAAAAGAATTGGTATCGTGCATGGCCACGGTACTCAAAAAACTACCGAAAAACGTGCTATTGAAGCATTTGAAGGGATGTCAGTAGATATCATTGTTTTTGGACATTCCCACATTCCTATAGTGCGTTATATGAATAAAACTCTCCTCATCAATCCAGGATCCCCAACCCATAAACGAAAACTGCCCTACTATTCATTTGTTGTTTTGTCTATTGATCAAGACATACGGGCAGAAGTGATATTTTTTGATAGTAAAGAGTAA
- the namA gene encoding NADPH dehydrogenase NamA, translating into MKKLFTPYTIRNITLKNRIVMSPMCMYSSDKQDGKVEDWHKVHYPTRAVGQVGLIIVEATAVQPEGRISNEDLGIWSDDHIEGLAEIVSLMKQHGAKTGIQLAHAGRKATVEGKIYAPSEIAFSEEYKTPSAMTTGNIQATIEAFKQAAIRSKKAGFDVIEIHGAHGYLINEFLSPLCNHRTDEYGGSAENRYRMLRQVIDAIRSVWEGPLFVRISAEDYADGMNTSQYVEMARWMKEQGVDLVDVSSGGVVPAKIHAFPGYQVPYADTIRNEANIPTGAVGLITSALQAEEILQNGRADVVLLARELLRNPYWPYTAAKELGVEIDSSIPYKRGWTYR; encoded by the coding sequence ATGAAAAAATTATTTACACCCTATACCATTCGCAATATTACATTAAAAAACAGAATTGTGATGTCACCTATGTGTATGTATTCATCTGACAAACAAGATGGGAAAGTGGAAGATTGGCATAAAGTGCACTATCCTACTCGTGCAGTGGGGCAGGTCGGTCTCATCATTGTAGAAGCGACAGCTGTTCAACCTGAAGGCAGAATTTCCAACGAAGATTTAGGTATATGGTCGGATGATCATATAGAAGGATTAGCAGAAATTGTCTCCTTGATGAAGCAACATGGTGCAAAAACCGGCATACAGTTAGCACATGCGGGAAGAAAAGCGACAGTGGAAGGGAAGATTTATGCTCCGAGTGAAATAGCATTTAGTGAAGAATACAAAACACCGTCAGCTATGACAACTGGAAATATCCAAGCAACCATTGAAGCATTTAAGCAAGCTGCTATTCGTTCAAAAAAAGCTGGCTTTGATGTTATAGAAATACATGGTGCCCATGGTTATTTGATCAATGAATTTCTATCTCCACTATGCAATCACCGTACAGATGAATATGGGGGATCAGCAGAAAATCGTTATCGTATGTTACGACAAGTGATTGACGCGATCCGTTCTGTTTGGGAAGGACCTCTCTTTGTAAGAATATCTGCGGAAGATTATGCAGACGGTATGAACACGTCTCAATACGTTGAAATGGCGCGTTGGATGAAAGAGCAAGGAGTAGATTTAGTAGACGTCAGTTCGGGTGGAGTTGTACCTGCAAAAATACATGCATTTCCTGGCTACCAAGTACCGTATGCAGATACTATCCGAAATGAAGCGAATATCCCGACAGGTGCAGTAGGCCTAATTACATCAGCACTTCAAGCAGAAGAAATCTTACAAAATGGTCGTGCGGATGTAGTATTGCTTGCACGTGAATTACTGCGCAATCCTTACTGGCCATATACAGCAGCGAAAGAATTAGGAGTGGAGATTGATTCGTCTATCCCTTATAAACGTGGATGGACTTATCGATAA